One Hemibagrus wyckioides isolate EC202008001 linkage group LG07, SWU_Hwy_1.0, whole genome shotgun sequence DNA segment encodes these proteins:
- the LOC131355934 gene encoding low-density lipoprotein receptor-related protein 8-like isoform X1 has translation MWTFIGRIIFFHLLTMQPYFGKGSESECEDGQFQCKNKRCIPTLWRCDDDDDCSDNSDEEDCLKSTCDPAEFACQNGQCVSSRWLCDGEPECSDGSDEAESTCTVKQTCPPDKFDCRGTCVSPAWRCDGEKDCESGADEEDCAADARSCASGEFQCRNLKCMSPAYVCDGDDDCGDGTDEEQCSPPSCGPLQFRCNSSECIPQPWTCDRDPDCFDGSDEWEGLCGDGDGRTLPPTILRVWCSAGMFRCGSGECIKLAWRCDKDPDCMDKSDESDCPLLTCRPDEFQCGDGSCIHGIKQCNKAFDCLDRSDEAGCVNATKCEGPLKFLCRNGECIDGAKVCDDVKDCKDRSDEPKRECGLNECMMNNGGCSHICVDRPIGYECQCPAGYKLLDKRTCGDIDECENPDACSQICINLKGDFKCECHPGYEMDPVSRSCKAEGKSPYLMFTNRHEIRRIDLVKREYTQVVPTQKNAVAIDVDVASNRMYWCDRFHRKIYSAYIHEASDPARHSTLIDSDLLSPEGLAFDWVQHNLYWTDSGYGTISVASSGGSRRRVLIHTDLSEPRAIAVAPEQGFMFWSDWGTRPKIEKAGMNGVDRQVLVSEGIEWPNGITLDVVGKRLYWVDSKLRLISSVDFNGAQRRVILSSSERLGHPYALAVFEDRVYWTDREKEAVYSANRLTGQDVTSLAERLKDPHDIVVFHQLSQPQAADSCDLAGMSNGGCAFLCLRAPQISAHSPKYTCACPDGEELSPDTRLCIPIQNITVTPTFPSFPPNSSTVESEAVTEAGVDVVIQEVSVSSEVVTFQENIAPSEPTLNITAASTQIPTVLLTTATGETNNLSHHSGNELFLLGHSVPVAVLGVGIPIVAFVLLLSTSCLIYRNWRLRSTKSMNFDNPVYRKSTGETEEDEIHIGRSEGLATHHHPYPVPVVGTATCPPFIALPLGGAVTDPVPHWYTEPPTITSTTK, from the exons ATGTGGACCTTTATAGGACGAATAATATTTTTTCACCTCCTCACCATGCAGCCTTATTTCGGAAAAG GGTCCGAGTCGGAGTGCGAGGACGGACAGTTTCAGTGCAAGAACAAGAGGTGCATCCCGACTTTATGGAGATGCGACGACGACGACGACTGCTCCGACAACAGCGACGAGGAAGACTGTC tgaaGAGCACATGTGACCCGGCGGAGTTTGCGTGTCAGAACGGTCAGTGCGTGTCCAGCCGCTGGCTCTGTGACGGAGAACCCGAGTGCTCGGACGGATCGGATGAGGCAGAGTCCACCTGCA CCGTGAAACAGACATGTCCTCCAGACAAGTTTGACTGCAGAGGGACCTGTGTGTCTCCAGCGTGGAGGTGTGATGGAGAAAAAGACTGCGAAAGTGGAGCGGATGAAGAGGACTGCGCTGCCG ACGCTCGTTCCTGTGCTTCCGGAGAGTTCCAGTGTCGTAACCTGAAGTGCATGTCTCCGGCGTACGTGTGCGACGGCGACGACGACTGTGGCGATGGCACCGACGAGGAGCAGTGTTCCCCGCCGTCGTGCGGCCCGCTCCAGTTCCGCTGTAACAGCTCTGAGTGCATCCCACAGCCCTGGACCTGCGATAGAGACCCCGACTGCTTCGACGGATCAGACGAGTGGGAGGGGCTGTGCGGCGACGGAGACGGGAGAACGCTACCGCCGACGATTCTCCGGGTGTGGTGCAGTGCCGGAATGTTCCGCTGTGGGAGTGGGGAGTGCATCAAGCTAGCGTGGAGGTGTGATAAAGATCCGGACTGCATGGACAAATCGGACGAGTCCGACTGCC ctctcCTGACGTGCAGGCCTGATGAGTTCCAGTGTGGAGACGGCTCCTGCATTCACGGAATCAAGCAGTGCAATAAAGCCTTCGACTGTCTCGACCGGAGTGATGAGGCTGGCTGTGTtaatg CCACAAAATGTGAAGGACCTCTGAAGTTCCTCTGTAGAAATGGAGAGTGTATCGACGGAGcaaaggtgtgtgatgatgtcaaGGACTGCAAGGATCGATCGGACGAGCCCAAGAGGGAGTGTG GTTTGAACGAATGCATGATGAATAACGGAGGCTGTTCTCATATCTGTGTGGATCGACCCATCGGTTACGAGTGTCAGTGTCCCGCTGGATACAAACTCCTGGATAAAAGGACATGTGGAG ACATTGACGAGTGTGAGAACCCAGACGCCTGCAGTCAGATCTGCATCAACCTCAAAGGAGATTTCAAGTGCGAGTGTCACCCAGGGTACGAGATGGACCCCGTGAGCAGAAGCTGCAAGGCGGAGG GTAAAAGTCCCTATCTGATGTTCACTAACCGTCACGAGATCCGGCGTATTGACCTGGTGAAGCGGGAGTACACGCAGGTCGTCCCCACTCAGAAGAACGCTGTGGCCATCGATGTGGACGTCGCCTCCAACCGCATGTACTGGTGCGACCGCTTCCACCGCAAGATCTACAG TGCCTACATCCACGAGGCGAGTGACCCGGCCCGTCACTCAACTCTGATCGACTCGGACCTGCTTTCCCCAGAGGGTCTGGCTTTTGACTGGGTCCAACACAACCTCTACTGGACCGACTCGGGTTACGGCACCATCTCAGTGGCTTCGTCTGGCGGCAGCAGGAGGCGTGTCCTGATCCACACTGACCTGAGTGAACCCAGGGCCATCGCTGTGGCTCCAGAACAAGG GTTCATGTTCTGGTCCGATTGGGGAACGAGGCCCAAGATCGAGAAGGCGGGCATGAACGGAGTGGACCGACAGGTTTTAGTGTCTGAGGGCATCGAATGGCCCAACGGCATCACGCTGG acGTGGTGGGGAAGCGACTGTACTGGGTGGACTCAAAGCTCCGTCTGATCTCCAGCGTGGACTTTAACGGAGCTCAGCGCAGAGTGATCCTGTCCTCTAGTGAAAGACTCGGCCATCCGTATGCTCTCGCTGTGTTTGag GATCGTGTGTACTGGACAGACCGTGAGAAGGAGGCGGTGTACAGTGCCAACAGACTCACTGGGCAGGATGTGACCAGCCTCGCCGAACGCCTCAAAGATCCACATGATATAGTGGTGTTCCACCAGCTGAGTCAGCCCCAAG ccgcAGACAGCTGTGACCTGGCTGGTATGAGTAACGGTGGTTGTGCGTTCCTGTGCCTGCGTGCTCCTCAGATCAGCGCTCACTCACCCAAGTACACATGCGCCTGTCCCGACGGCGAGGAGCTGAGCCCGGACACGCGACTGTGTATCCCCA TCCAGAACATCACAGTCACACCGACGTTCCCCAGCTTTCCTCCAAACAGCAGCACTGTggagtcagaggcagtgacGGAGGCAGGAGTGGACGTGGTGATCCAGGAGGTCTCGGTCAGTTCAGAGGTCGTGACCTTTCAGGAGAACATCGCTCCATCAGAGccaacactgaacatcacagcaGCTTCCACACAGATCCCCACTGTACTGCTGACCACAGCTACAGGAGAGACCAACAACCTGTCCCATcact cTGGAAATGAGTTGTTTCTCCTGGGACACAGTGTGCCTGTGGCTGTACTTGGAGTTGGAATTCCCATTG TGGCGTTCGTGCTGCTTCtctccacttcctgtctgaTTTATCGTAACTGGAGACTCAGGAGCACCAAGAGCATGAACTTTGACAACCCCGTGTACCGTAAGAGCACCGGCGAAACCGAGGAGGACGAGATCCACATCGGGAGGAGCGAGGGGCTcgccacacaccaccacccttACCCAGTGCCTGTAGTCGGCACGGCAACGTGTCCGCCGTTCATCGCTCTTCCTCTGGGCGGCGCCGTTACGGATCCGGTCCCTCACTGGTACACGGAGCCGCCCACCatcaccagcaccaccaagtga
- the LOC131355934 gene encoding low-density lipoprotein receptor-related protein 8-like isoform X2, which translates to MFHRLFSSTAVKQTCPPDKFDCRGTCVSPAWRCDGEKDCESGADEEDCAADARSCASGEFQCRNLKCMSPAYVCDGDDDCGDGTDEEQCSPPSCGPLQFRCNSSECIPQPWTCDRDPDCFDGSDEWEGLCGDGDGRTLPPTILRVWCSAGMFRCGSGECIKLAWRCDKDPDCMDKSDESDCPLLTCRPDEFQCGDGSCIHGIKQCNKAFDCLDRSDEAGCVNATKCEGPLKFLCRNGECIDGAKVCDDVKDCKDRSDEPKRECGLNECMMNNGGCSHICVDRPIGYECQCPAGYKLLDKRTCGDIDECENPDACSQICINLKGDFKCECHPGYEMDPVSRSCKAEGKSPYLMFTNRHEIRRIDLVKREYTQVVPTQKNAVAIDVDVASNRMYWCDRFHRKIYSAYIHEASDPARHSTLIDSDLLSPEGLAFDWVQHNLYWTDSGYGTISVASSGGSRRRVLIHTDLSEPRAIAVAPEQGFMFWSDWGTRPKIEKAGMNGVDRQVLVSEGIEWPNGITLDVVGKRLYWVDSKLRLISSVDFNGAQRRVILSSSERLGHPYALAVFEDRVYWTDREKEAVYSANRLTGQDVTSLAERLKDPHDIVVFHQLSQPQAADSCDLAGMSNGGCAFLCLRAPQISAHSPKYTCACPDGEELSPDTRLCIPIQNITVTPTFPSFPPNSSTVESEAVTEAGVDVVIQEVSVSSEVVTFQENIAPSEPTLNITAASTQIPTVLLTTATGETNNLSHHSGNELFLLGHSVPVAVLGVGIPIVAFVLLLSTSCLIYRNWRLRSTKSMNFDNPVYRKSTGETEEDEIHIGRSEGLATHHHPYPVPVVGTATCPPFIALPLGGAVTDPVPHWYTEPPTITSTTK; encoded by the exons ATGTTTCACAGGTTATTCAGCTCCACAG CCGTGAAACAGACATGTCCTCCAGACAAGTTTGACTGCAGAGGGACCTGTGTGTCTCCAGCGTGGAGGTGTGATGGAGAAAAAGACTGCGAAAGTGGAGCGGATGAAGAGGACTGCGCTGCCG ACGCTCGTTCCTGTGCTTCCGGAGAGTTCCAGTGTCGTAACCTGAAGTGCATGTCTCCGGCGTACGTGTGCGACGGCGACGACGACTGTGGCGATGGCACCGACGAGGAGCAGTGTTCCCCGCCGTCGTGCGGCCCGCTCCAGTTCCGCTGTAACAGCTCTGAGTGCATCCCACAGCCCTGGACCTGCGATAGAGACCCCGACTGCTTCGACGGATCAGACGAGTGGGAGGGGCTGTGCGGCGACGGAGACGGGAGAACGCTACCGCCGACGATTCTCCGGGTGTGGTGCAGTGCCGGAATGTTCCGCTGTGGGAGTGGGGAGTGCATCAAGCTAGCGTGGAGGTGTGATAAAGATCCGGACTGCATGGACAAATCGGACGAGTCCGACTGCC ctctcCTGACGTGCAGGCCTGATGAGTTCCAGTGTGGAGACGGCTCCTGCATTCACGGAATCAAGCAGTGCAATAAAGCCTTCGACTGTCTCGACCGGAGTGATGAGGCTGGCTGTGTtaatg CCACAAAATGTGAAGGACCTCTGAAGTTCCTCTGTAGAAATGGAGAGTGTATCGACGGAGcaaaggtgtgtgatgatgtcaaGGACTGCAAGGATCGATCGGACGAGCCCAAGAGGGAGTGTG GTTTGAACGAATGCATGATGAATAACGGAGGCTGTTCTCATATCTGTGTGGATCGACCCATCGGTTACGAGTGTCAGTGTCCCGCTGGATACAAACTCCTGGATAAAAGGACATGTGGAG ACATTGACGAGTGTGAGAACCCAGACGCCTGCAGTCAGATCTGCATCAACCTCAAAGGAGATTTCAAGTGCGAGTGTCACCCAGGGTACGAGATGGACCCCGTGAGCAGAAGCTGCAAGGCGGAGG GTAAAAGTCCCTATCTGATGTTCACTAACCGTCACGAGATCCGGCGTATTGACCTGGTGAAGCGGGAGTACACGCAGGTCGTCCCCACTCAGAAGAACGCTGTGGCCATCGATGTGGACGTCGCCTCCAACCGCATGTACTGGTGCGACCGCTTCCACCGCAAGATCTACAG TGCCTACATCCACGAGGCGAGTGACCCGGCCCGTCACTCAACTCTGATCGACTCGGACCTGCTTTCCCCAGAGGGTCTGGCTTTTGACTGGGTCCAACACAACCTCTACTGGACCGACTCGGGTTACGGCACCATCTCAGTGGCTTCGTCTGGCGGCAGCAGGAGGCGTGTCCTGATCCACACTGACCTGAGTGAACCCAGGGCCATCGCTGTGGCTCCAGAACAAGG GTTCATGTTCTGGTCCGATTGGGGAACGAGGCCCAAGATCGAGAAGGCGGGCATGAACGGAGTGGACCGACAGGTTTTAGTGTCTGAGGGCATCGAATGGCCCAACGGCATCACGCTGG acGTGGTGGGGAAGCGACTGTACTGGGTGGACTCAAAGCTCCGTCTGATCTCCAGCGTGGACTTTAACGGAGCTCAGCGCAGAGTGATCCTGTCCTCTAGTGAAAGACTCGGCCATCCGTATGCTCTCGCTGTGTTTGag GATCGTGTGTACTGGACAGACCGTGAGAAGGAGGCGGTGTACAGTGCCAACAGACTCACTGGGCAGGATGTGACCAGCCTCGCCGAACGCCTCAAAGATCCACATGATATAGTGGTGTTCCACCAGCTGAGTCAGCCCCAAG ccgcAGACAGCTGTGACCTGGCTGGTATGAGTAACGGTGGTTGTGCGTTCCTGTGCCTGCGTGCTCCTCAGATCAGCGCTCACTCACCCAAGTACACATGCGCCTGTCCCGACGGCGAGGAGCTGAGCCCGGACACGCGACTGTGTATCCCCA TCCAGAACATCACAGTCACACCGACGTTCCCCAGCTTTCCTCCAAACAGCAGCACTGTggagtcagaggcagtgacGGAGGCAGGAGTGGACGTGGTGATCCAGGAGGTCTCGGTCAGTTCAGAGGTCGTGACCTTTCAGGAGAACATCGCTCCATCAGAGccaacactgaacatcacagcaGCTTCCACACAGATCCCCACTGTACTGCTGACCACAGCTACAGGAGAGACCAACAACCTGTCCCATcact cTGGAAATGAGTTGTTTCTCCTGGGACACAGTGTGCCTGTGGCTGTACTTGGAGTTGGAATTCCCATTG TGGCGTTCGTGCTGCTTCtctccacttcctgtctgaTTTATCGTAACTGGAGACTCAGGAGCACCAAGAGCATGAACTTTGACAACCCCGTGTACCGTAAGAGCACCGGCGAAACCGAGGAGGACGAGATCCACATCGGGAGGAGCGAGGGGCTcgccacacaccaccacccttACCCAGTGCCTGTAGTCGGCACGGCAACGTGTCCGCCGTTCATCGCTCTTCCTCTGGGCGGCGCCGTTACGGATCCGGTCCCTCACTGGTACACGGAGCCGCCCACCatcaccagcaccaccaagtga